Proteins encoded together in one Campylobacter concisus window:
- a CDS encoding NifU family protein yields the protein MIPFSDEELLKPVTASLQKVLPMLENDGGGMELLGIKNGKIYVRLTGHCHGCAASTTTLKYGIERQLRIDIHPELEVINVPIGEEFDIDRL from the coding sequence ATGATCCCATTTAGTGATGAAGAGCTTTTAAAACCAGTGACTGCGAGTTTGCAAAAGGTGCTACCGATGCTTGAAAATGACGGCGGCGGCATGGAGCTACTTGGCATAAAAAACGGCAAAATTTACGTAAGACTCACAGGACATTGTCACGGATGCGCAGCTAGCACAACCACGCTAAAATACGGCATCGAAAGGCAGCTTCGCATAGACATTCATCCAGAGCTTGAGGTCATAAATGTCCCAATAGGCGAGGAATTTGACATTGATAGATTATAA
- a CDS encoding ABC transporter substrate-binding protein codes for MRKFFKVLCAASLLCLVANASEGLDKIGMTYVKSPLNVPSIVDKFKGFYAKSFGVPVEYSEITSGAKQTQALASNSLQFLNCVGGTSVILAAANKADIKIISAYSRAPEAFVIFSKDKNIKSPKDLKGKKVAGPKGTILNELLVRYLALGGLSINDVEFISMGIPAAQAALENGSVDAALLAGPAAYNAQKSGLNVVTTGKGVITPVIVTATSGEFYKKHKDVVEKFKKAQDEILAYIKANEDEALKFTAEETGLSIDAVKSMYPQYDFSSKITADDIKALEATQEFMLESKMIEHKIDIKSLLLN; via the coding sequence ATGAGAAAGTTTTTTAAGGTTTTGTGTGCGGCCTCTTTGCTTTGTCTAGTCGCAAACGCAAGCGAGGGCTTAGATAAGATCGGCATGACCTACGTCAAATCGCCGCTAAACGTCCCATCGATCGTCGATAAATTTAAAGGCTTTTATGCGAAGTCTTTTGGCGTGCCAGTCGAGTACTCTGAGATCACCTCGGGTGCTAAACAAACGCAAGCGCTCGCTTCAAATTCGCTCCAGTTTCTAAACTGCGTGGGCGGCACTTCAGTCATACTTGCGGCTGCAAATAAGGCTGATATAAAGATCATAAGTGCCTATTCAAGGGCGCCAGAGGCCTTTGTTATATTTTCTAAAGATAAAAACATCAAGTCGCCAAAAGATCTAAAAGGCAAAAAAGTAGCAGGCCCAAAAGGCACTATCTTAAACGAGCTTTTGGTGAGATACCTAGCTCTTGGCGGACTTAGCATAAACGACGTAGAGTTCATCTCTATGGGCATCCCAGCTGCGCAAGCTGCACTTGAAAACGGCAGCGTTGATGCAGCGCTTCTTGCAGGACCAGCGGCCTACAACGCTCAAAAATCAGGCCTAAATGTAGTGACAACTGGCAAAGGTGTCATCACTCCAGTCATCGTCACGGCAACAAGCGGAGAGTTTTATAAAAAGCACAAAGATGTAGTTGAGAAATTTAAAAAGGCTCAGGATGAAATTTTGGCCTACATCAAAGCAAATGAGGATGAGGCGCTTAAATTTACGGCTGAAGAGACTGGGCTTAGCATAGATGCGGTAAAGAGCATGTATCCTCAGTATGACTTTAGCTCAAAGATCACGGCTGATGATATAAAAGCGCTTGAGGCTACGCAAGAATTTATGCTTGAAAGCAAGATGATAGAGCATAAAATCGATATAAAATCACTTCTACTAAACTAA
- a CDS encoding ABC transporter ATP-binding protein has translation MIEISNLSKHFFIGQKRIDVLRELNLSIKKDKITVILGRSGCGKTTLLRLIAGLESISQGEIKFKEQAKIGFVFQEPRLMPFLNVYENIVFPLKKQEIEAEKIGSLISMIGLSDFKLASVSQLSGGMSSRVSLARVLAYEANLILMDEPFAALDAFTRASMQAEILKIQAGKTILFVTHNIDEALFLADEIILLEKGGIKSNYELSNLARPRDLLSDELIAIKRKILSEI, from the coding sequence ATGATAGAAATTTCAAATTTATCTAAGCATTTTTTTATAGGCCAAAAGCGTATCGACGTTTTGAGAGAGCTAAATTTAAGCATAAAAAAAGATAAGATCACCGTCATACTAGGTAGAAGCGGATGCGGCAAAACTACGCTTTTAAGGCTTATTGCAGGCCTTGAGAGCATTAGTCAGGGCGAGATAAAATTTAAAGAGCAAGCAAAGATCGGCTTTGTCTTTCAAGAGCCCCGTCTCATGCCGTTTCTAAACGTCTATGAAAACATCGTTTTCCCACTTAAAAAGCAGGAGATTGAGGCTGAAAAGATAGGTAGTTTGATATCTATGATAGGGCTTAGCGACTTTAAACTTGCCAGCGTTTCGCAGCTCTCTGGTGGTATGAGCTCGCGCGTTTCGCTTGCTAGAGTCCTTGCGTACGAGGCAAATTTGATCCTAATGGATGAGCCATTTGCCGCACTTGATGCGTTTACTAGAGCTAGCATGCAAGCTGAAATTTTAAAAATACAAGCTGGCAAAACCATCCTTTTTGTCACTCATAACATCGACGAGGCGCTATTTTTAGCTGATGAGATCATCTTGCTTGAAAAGGGCGGGATAAAGTCAAACTACGAGCTATCAAATTTAGCAAGGCCAAGAGATCTGCTAAGCGATGAGTTAATAGCGATAAAACGCAAAATTTTGAGTGAAATTTAG
- a CDS encoding ABC transporter permease encodes MREIFKKSILILVIFAIWQVVCELEIFTPYILPSPATTFKTMHSMSLSGELATHTIISFKRIFAGYALSFALALVLGGIAALLPKISVYYEWILEFFRNIPPLSLIAILVLWFGINETPKIIIIILASFFPMFLSIQKGLTSCDIKLIEVGKIFGFSKFEIFYKIIIKSALKDIFVGMRIGFGYAMRAIIGAEMIAASSGLGYLILDAEELSRADRIFVGIFTIGICGVLIDRIFLLLIAKFSLLRGGK; translated from the coding sequence GTGAGGGAAATTTTTAAAAAGAGCATTTTGATCCTAGTGATCTTTGCGATCTGGCAGGTCGTTTGCGAGCTAGAAATTTTTACGCCATATATCTTGCCAAGTCCAGCGACGACATTTAAGACGATGCATAGCATGAGCCTAAGCGGCGAGCTTGCTACGCATACTATCATCAGCTTCAAGCGTATATTTGCAGGCTACGCGCTCTCGTTTGCTCTAGCGCTCGTGCTTGGCGGTATAGCGGCACTTTTGCCAAAGATCAGCGTTTATTACGAGTGGATACTGGAGTTTTTTAGAAATATACCGCCGCTTAGTTTGATCGCCATTTTGGTGCTTTGGTTTGGCATAAACGAGACGCCAAAGATCATCATTATCATCCTAGCCTCGTTTTTTCCGATGTTTCTTAGCATCCAAAAGGGGCTAACGAGCTGTGATATAAAGCTCATCGAGGTTGGTAAAATTTTTGGCTTTAGTAAATTTGAAATTTTTTACAAGATCATCATAAAAAGCGCGCTAAAAGATATCTTTGTCGGCATGCGAATAGGCTTTGGCTACGCTATGCGCGCGATCATAGGAGCTGAGATGATAGCGGCTTCAAGCGGGCTGGGATATCTCATACTTGACGCAGAGGAGCTTTCGCGTGCAGATAGGATATTTGTCGGCATTTTTACGATCGGCATTTGCGGCGTGCTCATAGATAGGATATTTTTACTTTTGATAGCGAAATTTAGCCTTTTGCGAGGTGGAAAATGA